The DNA window CCGCTGGTTAAGCGACAAAGAGAAGAAAGAATACCGGTTGCCTACCGAAGCCCAGTGGGAGTACGCGTGCCGGGCGGGAACGCAAACAGCCTACACGTTCGGAAATGATCCCCAGCCGTTGCAGGTGTTTGCAAATATCGGCGATCGGCCGGCGGGAAATCCCAAAGACGGCTACCACCAGGCGGCCCCGGTCGGTCGATTCAAACCGAACGCCTTTGGCCTGTACGACATGCATGGGAACGTGTGGGAATGGTGCGAGGACCGGTACGTCGCGAATTCCTACAGACCGGAAAAGCAGACGGATCCATCCGGACCCACGTCTGGCAATGCCCGGGTGCAGCGCGGCGGCGGTTGGTCGAGCGCCGCAAGCCGCTGCCGCTCCGCCGCCCGTATTGGACGCGATTTGGTGGCCTACCGCGGAAGCTACCAGGGCTTCCGCGTGGCGTTGGTGCAAGCCGCTGCCGGGGCACCCAGGGAATCAGGAGCCGCCCGGGAAAAGCGCGCCGGCGGACGTGTGGCCTACATGCTGCTCGTCAACGGCGCGGTGACCGACGCCGTCGTTAAAACCGCGTAGGTCGAAGGCCACAAGAGCGTGAACCCACCGTATGTCGGCACCTGGCATTCGTTCCTCAAAGGGATGGATTCGATTCAGAAAGGCCGACTCGATCCGGTCGAGCGGGGCGAAATCGACGTGATGCTGATCGGCACGCTGTTGTGCTATCCCAACGCCGAAACCTGGAAGAATCACCTGGGCCCCAACGACTCGACGCTGGCGGGCCTCGCGGCTCTTGGCGTCAAGAACAACCCGAAGTTCCGCATCGTTTGGCAGACGTACGTTTGGCCCGTGGGTCAGATGCCGAAGGACGGTAAAAAGACGCTCGACGTGGCCGCCATGAAAAAACGGGCCGCCAATGAGCCGCTGAAAGAGTTGGAAAAGCTGGTCGATGCGATCAACGAGAGGCACGGTCGGCAAGTCGTGCTGATTTCGCCGGTCGGTGTGGCCACGATCGAGCTGGTGGAGATGGTCGCCGACGGAAAGTTCCCCGGCATCACTGATCCGGCCGATCTGTGGACCGAGTTCAACAGGCACTCCAACCGGCACGTGCTGGCACTGACGTCGCCACGATGTACGGCGTCTCACCCGTGGGGCTGAAGCCGGACTTCTCGAAAGTCACGTACGGCGGCGGCGGAAAAAGCCCAGGCATTCAGTCGATGGAGGGCATCACCGACGAACAGCACGCCATCTTGCAGAACATCGCTTGGGAGACGGTATCGAAGTATCGGCATGCGGGTTTTGCGAACAACAAGTAGGACGGGCACTCCTGCCCGTCCTACGACCATCCTCCCGGAGATTCATTCATGAAGCGATTATTCAAATATTCGTTGCTGTTCCTCCTCGGCCTGCCGATGCTGCTTGGTCGCGAAATCGAGGCCCAAGGCGACGAACCTGCGAAACCCAAAAAATGGCCCGGTGCCTGGGTGCCGGAAGGCAAACCGCTGCGGGGCTTCCTGCATTTCGACGGCAGGCAAGCGGGCAATCCCAAGCCTTGGCAGCCCTTCTGCCAGCGTCACGGACTGGTCTGGTTTCCCCACGGGCGTGATGGTGACGTAGCCGTATTGGATGAGAAATTTCGCGCGGAAGTCGCCGCGGAGCTGAATCATCCGGAACTCGTCAACGCTCCGGTGATCCGCGTGGGACTTTCATCGAACGGCGGGTTCACGATGCTGCTTGCTCAACAGCACCCGGATCGTATGTTGGCGTGCGTGGCCCATCAGCCGTTGCCGCCCTGGGCCAAGCGAAATGAGAGCTTCCACTTCAACCGGAGGACCGAAACCAAGTCGTCGCTCGTGGGAACGCCCCACGACATTTCGCAATCGTTCCGTGTGCCGTGCATCCAGCAAGCAGGCGAGAACGATTCGGTGTGCGGCACCATCATGGCGTATGGCCTCGACCGTTACGCTCGCAGCCAGAAAGCGCCGTGGACCTATTTCTGCCTGCCCCGTGGCGGACACGGCAACGTCGTCCCGAACGAGCTGTTGATGCCGTGGCTCGACGGCGTCATCGCTCAGCGACTTCCGGCCGACGTCGATCTTTCCAAAGGACCGCCCAAGCTCAACGACATCCGGATCGAAGCCGGTTGGATGGCCAATCCGCACACTTTGGAAATCGCCGAGTATGCGAAATACGACGGCGATAAATCCCAGGCCACCTGGTTGCCGAATGAAGCGAGCGCCCTGGCATGGAAGAAGCTGGGCGTGGCCATGCCATTCGAACTCCCCGAGCAATCGGTACGGATGCCTTCCGGGCTGATCGACAAATTGGTGATCCACGATCCCAAGTCGAATCGGGTCGTGCCCTCCGATTTGGTCTATGGTGAGCCGTGGAAGATCGTCGCGAATCTGAAGCCGGGAGACGTGGGTTGGAAAATGTTTCCCAGCGCCGGTCCCGTGGCCGTGATCGGCAAGGTCCCCGAACTCGTTCGCGGCTGCGACTGGATCGTGGCCGATAATGCATCCCTGGCCTTTGCGGGCGACGTTCTGATGGAGTTTACCATGACTGATAACGCAACGGTCTACGTTGCCCACGACGAGAAGCTCGCGAAGAAGCCCGCCTGGCTCGCGGACTGGAAGGACGCGGGGGAGTCGCTGCAGGCCGGCTATCTGGGGAATGAACGCAGCTTCCGGATCTTCGAGAAGTCGTTTCCCAAAGGGGCCACAGTCAAGCTCGGCCCGAACGGCACGAGTTTAGAGAAACAGGAGAAGCCACAGTTGCAACCGTGGATTTACCTGACGATTGTAAAACCCCAGAAACAACAGTAACCGGTACCCGGACCCACTTGAATCGGAAGGCTTTCGATGCGTTTCATAATATCGATTGGAATTGTTTGCAGCTTCCTTTCCTTGTCAACCAACAGTTGGTTCAATTTTGTTCCGGGCGGCGTTGCCGATCAGGTTAAGGCGGCCGGGATCGAAGGACATAAGGAAGTTAAGGCCGCTAAGCCGAACGACTTCAGCCCCATTGAGACCGGCGACGTCGATGTCTACGCGCATGGCGTGCATTGGTGGATGGAAGTGCCGTGGTCGCACGGAGTCACGGCGGAAAAGATCGTCGAAATGGGGCTGAAGGCGAATCCGAATTTCCGCGCGTACTTTCACGCCGCGTGGCTGGTCGGCGATGGTCGAGCCAAGGAGATCAAGACCACAGCCGACTACGACAGTTCGAACCTCGCCGATGTGCAAGCCGCACTCGACAAGACGCGCAAAGGTGTCGAGGCCACGGTCGACAAACTGAACGAGAAGTTCGGCAAGCGAGTGGTGTTCCTGGTGCCGGTTGGCGATGCCACGCTGAAGCTGCGAGCGCTGGTTCTCGAAGGCAAGTACCCTGGCGTCACGAAGCAGTCCGAACTTTGGAACGACGCGATGCCGCATGCCGGCGTGCATGTCATGGCCCTCAGCGGCTACTGCCACTTCGTCGCGATCTACCGCACCTCGCCGGTCGGGCTGAAGATCGACCGGTTCAAGGAACTAACCGACGAGCAGCATGCGATCTTGCAAGAGATCGCGTGGGAGACGGTGTCGAAGTATCCGCATGCAGGAATCGTCAGCACCGAAGATCCGAAATCGCCAACCGCCTCAAACTCACCCGCGGGCTTGCGGGTGCTGAACGGCGGGCACAGTTGGTCGACGGAAAACTCCGCGCCGTTGTGCCAGGCGGCCGGGATCGTCGGGCACAAACGGATCACGGGCATCAACGGTAACCGCATCGAGGACGTGACGCCGTTGCTGGAGAAAGGCGAGATCGACGTCTACGTCTGGCAGCACAATTCGGTCGGTCCGGAGTTCCCCCGGTTCCTGCCGACCCTCGTGGACCTCGGCCCCAAGCACAATCCCAACTTTCGCGTCCTCATGCAGATGCCGTGGCTGGTGCATGACGGACGACAAGGCGTCAAGTTGCCCGAGGAGTACGAAACAACGGACCTCGCGGAATATCAAACCAAGATGGAAAAGTACCGCCAGGAGCAGGAAGCCTACGTGGACGAGGTCAATGCCAAGGCGGGCAAACGAATCGTGTTCCTCTTGCCGCTCGGCGACGGCATGCTGGAGGTGCGGAAGATGATCGTGGCCGGGAAGTTTCCGGGCATAACGAAAGTGAATTACCGAGAAAAGCTGGGCGACCGCGGTTCCATACTGCAGGGCGACATCATGCCGCACCAGGGACATCTTGGTCATCGACTGGGAAACTATATGCACTTCGCCGCTATTTATCGCATGTCGCCGGAAGGGCTCAAGTTTCCGGGCAAGGACGGTGATGGCTTGACCGACGACCAGCGAGCAATCCTGCAGAAACTCGCCTGGGACATGGTCTCGAAATACCCTTACGCCGGCATCGCGAAGTTCGAAGCTCTCCGACCTTCCAAGCAGGGCGAGAACGCTGTCCCGAGAACTGGCGCGGGCGCGATGGCCGTGACCGCAGCTTTGAAGGGTTGGAAGGAAACGAAGGACCTGCCCGCTGATACCGTGGTCACCGCGATCCAGGCTTCAAAATCCCTGATGACCGAATCAGCCAGTTTTCCCTTCGGCGGCATCTCGAACTCGTCGTATCGCAGCGCCTTAAGGAGCAGACTTTGCTCAGCCTGCTTTGGCACGATGGCCGGTCCGCTGTCGCCACCTCGTAGCAAGCCCGCGCGATGATCGACTCGCAATGCGCCCTGCACAATCTTCGCCCCGGCCGCATGGCACTCAAAACAGTGCTCGACCAGCACCGGACGAATCTTCGTTTCAAAAAATGTGAGCTGCTGCTTAGTGAATTCGCGAGGTTCATCGGCTTCGGCCCGTGAGACCAAACACGCCAGCGCCAACAGCAGGACTGCCAATCGATTCATGACGTCTCCCTCGCTAAACGATCAAGCACGGCCTGCATGTGTTGCTGCATCGCGTCAGCGGCGGCATCCGGATTGTGTTCTCGAACTGCCCGCAGAATCGCCTTGTGCAGTTTCCGCCCCAACGCGTTTTCCCGCTGCGACGGCGTGGTGCGAACCATCTGCGTGAGGACGAATTCGTAGATCACCTCGATCATGTTCTGCATCAGCGGATTGCCCGCGATATCAATCAACTTGCGATGGAAGGCAAAGTCCAGTTCGAGTGCTTCCGCATAGGGCAAGTCCTCATCGTCGAGCTGCTTCAACAAAGCGGCAAGCTCGGCAACGTCGTCAACGGTGGCCAGTTCCGCGGCCTGCCGCGCAGCCTGTACTTCCATCGCCGTCCGCAGTTCGGCATAAGAGCGAAGTTCCTGCGGCGAAATCGTCACTGCGGATCGCAACAGCCGCACACAGTTGGTCAGACTGGTCCGATTCCCGACGAACGTGCCGCGTCCCCGCTGGATATCGAACAGCCCCATGCTCTGCAGTCGGGCCAACGCCTCGCGCAACACCGGACGACTCACCTTGAGCTGCTCGACGAGTTCATGCTCACCAGGGAGCCGCTCACCCGCTGACAAATTCTGGTCTTTGATGACCCCAGCAATCCGCCAGATCCGCCGTCGTCTGCCGTTCAATTGCTTCAATCTGCATGAGCTCTTCTCCACAACCGCAGTGTCAACATGTCGGACATGGTAGCAGGAGCAGCAGTGGTGTCAACCTGTCAGACACGTTAGCGCTGCCGGGAAAGCCCTAAAGCGGGAAAGAACAGATTCCTCGTCAGCGGCATGGCAAGATTCAATCTCAGAATTACCCGCTGCGGGTCGAGTCTGGGAAAACCATCCGGATGAGTGGGCTCTGTCGAGGAGCACGTTTGACAGTCCGACCTCGTCGCCAGTCGCTAAGGCAACCTGACCCCAGCCTCAGGCAATCGAGGCGGTTTGATCGTCTTTGAATCAGGTCAGATGAAAGGTCACCGCTAACGTTGCGGCATGGCGGCAGCGCTGACTAAGGAGCAATCGCAGTTCCGGAACCGAGCCAGCAGGCCTTCACTCGGTGTAGCAAAGTGTAGTTAACATTTCTGATTTTCCCTGAATTCGCCTGAGACAACCGCGATCCAAAATCTTAGAAAACCCAAAAAACAGAGCTTTTCTCAGCGATTCTCGCCAATTGCCCAATCTCACTGACCGTTGTCGTCGGCCATGATCAGTACGAAATTGGGGACGCCTGACGGATCGGCGGCGGAGGCAATGCTTCCGCCAGCGAGGAGTGCGATCCATGCGAACGCTGCCAGGAGGATCGTTGCGATTCGGTGCGGCGATCGGGCCAGCAGACCCGGAGGAGACGTGTTCGGCGCGGCGTGCATGGGGATTCCTTGGTGTCAAACCTGGGGCGGACGAGTAGCTCCTCCCCAGTATCAGGCGGACTCGCCTGCCGGTCAACTTTGCGGAACCAGGAAAACAGCGCCAAGCGCAGGGGTTACCCTGGCCAGGGATGCGTACCGATGACCGACTTCCAGCCGCTCGGCCAGCAAAGCGGCGGGCGGCGCTGTTCGATAGAAAGAGCAACGCAGATTACCTGGTTTGACGCATCACGAACCGATGAGACGCATCACGAATAGCCGCATTGCTAACCAATGGGACGCATCGCTAACCGATTTCAGTGATGTCGCTGGTGCTGTCGCCGAACTTCTCGGCAGGCACGTCCATTTTCTGGACCATGGTGAGCAGCAGGTTGCTGAGTCGGGCGTTGGAGTTCACCGGCTGGTTGCAGATGGCGTAGTGCTTGCCCGCGTTTTCGAGATCATAGGCGTAGCCTTCCGGCTTGCCGAGGGCGTTATAGTCGACATGCTGGCCGTGCCGGATACAAAGGGCTTTTCCGCCGGCGAACAGAATCGGCAGGTTGGCGTTGCCGTGGCCGTGCCCGTAGGCCATACCGCTGCCGTACAGGCACATGGTGCTGTCGAGCAGCGGGCCGTCCGCGTCCTGCACTTCGGCCAGTCGATCGAGGAAGTAGGCGAATTGCTGAATGTTAAAAGTATCGCTGGCCGTAAGGTCGCGCATCATCCGCTCATTGCCGTTGTGATGCGACAGGCCGTGCCGCGCCTGGATGCCGATCTCCGGGATGGCCGGGCCGCCGTTTTCGTAACCGGTGCAGAAGGTGGCGACGCGGGTCTGATCGGTCTGGAAGGCGAGCACCATGATGTCGTACATGGTGCGGAGATACTCGCCAAACTGTTCCACAGAGACGTTGCGATCGAGCTTGCTCTTGTCGGCGGAATCGATCGTCGGCCGCGGCGTATCGAGCCAGACATTGGCGCGCTGGGTGCGAATCTCCACTTCGCGAACCGAGGTAAGGTACTGATCCAGTCGCCCTCGATCCGCCTGGCCGAGCTTGCCGCCGACGGACCTGGCTTCTTCCAGGACGGCGTCGAGGATGCTGGCCTGACGCTCGTATCCGCGTCGCTGTTCCGTCGCGCCGCCGGGCGATTCTTCGAAGAGTTCCCGGAAAACGACCGAAGGATTTTTCTGGGCAGGCAGATGAATGCCGTCGACGTTCACCGCAAGTCCGCCGCGTTCCGCCGATAATTCAATTGAAGAAAATCGGGTATGCGGGGACGTCGACTGCGCCATGAGCTGGTCGGCCGAGATGGTATTGCGCTCGGCAGGCCCAATCTTCGCCCCGGTCAGCCAGATCTCAATGCCGCTGTGGTGTTTGCCGACGCCGTGCGGATGATGCAGGCCGCTAAAGGGGGTGATATGGTCCCGATGCCTGGCGAGCGGGGCCAGCGACTTGGAGAATTCGTAGTCCTTGCCAGCGGTGGTGATCTGGTAGTCCAGAGTGTTCACGCCGTTGGGCAGATACATAAATGCGCTGCGTTTTACCCGCGGCGAGGCTCCGGCCGCCGAGGCGAGAGGCGTCATACAATCCAACAACGGCAGGGCCAGCGAAACGCCGATCCCCCGGAGAACGTGGCGCCGGTCGAGCAGCCAGCTTTGCGAACGGGTCGAGCTCATGAAATGCATCTCCAGGAAACAATGCGGCTATGTGCGAAGCCGAATACTGAGTCAGGTTAATTCCGGATTCGTTCTTCGGGCGGTAATTTTGTGGCAGGAAAATCATTGGGTCGTAAACGGACAATTCGACCGGGACGAAACCCTTCAAGCAGTTCCTCAATCGGCACACGAAGAGTCAGGCCGGAGTGTCCAAAGGGCGGCTCAGGGGTTGTCTTCACCTCGAGCAGCGGGCCGCTCTTCGAATCGTACGCATGCATGTAAGTCCGCAGGTTGGGTTCCGCAACGGCGATATGGATCCTGCTTGCCGATTTCACCTGCTCGTAAAGCGACGGGTCGCAGCCGTCAAAAAGGGTGACCGTGAGGACGCCCTTGCCGCCGCCCTGGTCTTCGACGTGCTCAATCCAACCGGGGAGCCAATGATAGCGCAGGTACCGAATGTTGACCTGTCGCTGAAGTTCCGCAGCGGTGGATCGGCTCAATTCGTCCACCCACACGTCGGTGACGTGCATGCGTCCCATCCCCCAGTCCATCGCCCAGGTGAAGTTGAACTGCACCGTCTGACCGGGAGCCAGATCGGTGATACTGCCGATCTGCTTTCCCTTCCAGACACGCGTGCTTTCATCATAGTTAAACATCTGCTTGCCAAGGGGACCATCTCCCTCCGCGGCGCCCGTCGAAACGACATGAAGTTTTCCCGGCTCGATCGACTCGATCTTCCACGCCTGCCCAAGACGCTCGTAAAAGCTGAAACTGTCTTCGAGCGTAATCGCGTGATCCTGCTGCTTGACATAAGCCCCCAGCCGCGGCCGTTTTTCATCGGCCGAGTAGCCCAAAGGGTAAACGCAGTAGGCGTGCAGCACCGTGCCGATGGGAATATCGCGAAGTTCGGCCGGGGCGCCATGGTAGCGAACCGTGGCGTAAGGCAGCAGGACAAACGGCTGGGAGTCGGACGAGTGGTACTTTTCCAGATCGCGGTTGCCGATGATTCGCAGCCTGCCGTGCCGGTTGATGGCGTCGATCTCGACCAGCTCTCCCGCATGGTACACGCCGACATTCGCCGGGGGGAACTCGCCCAGTTGCGGCACATATTCTGTGAGCGGGTCGGCGCCGAGAGCAGAGGGGACGACGCCGACCGCCATCCATAAAACAAGCGGAAGTAATTTCATAAACGGCGTCTCGTTAGCGCTGCAGGAACAGGTCGGAAGTCACAAAATTTTCAAGGACGGTCCGCAGCCGATAGTCGTCGGCCTTGCTCGCCTTGGCGATGGCCTGGATGCGAGGGGCGTCGTCCACCGTCATGGCGCGGCGGAGTGCGAACGTGGCCAGTTGACCGACGAACGCCTCGGCGAAGCGGTCCAGATCCGCAGCGAGGAGGGCCTTGAACTCATCAGGGCCGGCGAACGCCTGTCCGTCGGGCAGCACGCCGGCTGCGTTCACCGGGGGATTCTCCCCTTTCCCGCCATCGACCCGTTCCACGGTGCGCCAGGCGCCGACCGCGTCGTAGTGATCGAAGGCAAAGCCCAGTGGGTCAATTCCACGATGGCACGATGCGCACACGGCCTGGGTGGCGTGGGCTTCGACCTGCTGGCGGATGGTCGCTTTCGGTTCATTCAGCGGCGTGGGAACCAGCGGCTCCACGTTCGGCGGCGGAGGCGGTGGCGTGCGACCGTAGATCGCCTCGGACACCCAGACGCCTCGGTGTACGGGACGATGCCGTGAACCATCGGAGGTCAACGACAGGATCGACGCTTGCGTCAGCAGCCCGCCGCGATGATCCTGGGGGCGAAGTTTCACCTTTTGAAAGCCAGGCGCCGCCGGCGTCGGCAGGCCGTAGTGCCGGGCGAGCCGCTCGTTGGCAATCGTCCAGTCCGAGACCAGAAACTCTCGCAAGGAGCGATTCTCGTCGAGCATCGTGCGAAAATACGCTTTCGTTTCCAGCACCATACTCCGTTCGAGCCAGGCGTCATAATCGGGATAGAGCTGCGGGTCCGGCGCGACGGCGCCGACGCGATGCAACTGCAGCCATTGCTGCGGAAAGGCGTCGGTGAAACGCTCGATCTTCTCGTCCGCGAGCATTCTCGCAAACTGGGTGCGGAGGACCGAATGATCGCGGAGCTTGCCGTCGGCCGCCGCGGCGAAGAGCGCCTCGTCCGGCATGGACCCCCAGAGAAGATAGGACAAACGCGTCGCCAGCTCCCAGTCATTCACCTGTTCCCGGTGTTCGTCTGCGGAGCCTTCCTCGATATAGAAGAAGCTCTTCGAGGTAAGAATGCCGACGAGCGCCGCTCGATACGCGGCAGCGGACGACGCGCCCACGGCCAGTTCGCTCTCCAGGACTCGAACATAGGGGGCCAGCTCCGTATCCGTTGCAGGGCGGCGCCAGGCGCGCGAGGCAAAACGCTGAAGCGTCGCCGTGGCCTCCTGCATATTCAGCGGTTCAGGCGACGGCGGCGGGGTAATCGGTTTTCCCTTGACCATCGGCGGCAGCGAAACGGCCAGCGAGCTCGGCCAGGCATGCTCGCGTTTCTGGCGAACGTCGTCGCTTACCAGCGGGCCTTCCCACTCGACCTTGTCCAAAATCAACAAGGGATAAATGGCTTGCCGTTTGTCGTCGAACAGCTTGTAGCCCACCGGGTTCAGGTGACCCACTTCCCGCGAACTGGTAAAGACGTTGTTCCGGTTATTCAGCCCGCCAGCTGCGATGTTCCCTTCCCCGTTGGGGCCGCCAGGGAAGCCGGGCATATTGTTCCATAAGGCGTAGCTGCCGGCCGAAAGTGACTGCGTCCACTCCAGGGTAAGCGGTTCCTCCTCCGGCGCGACGATGTCTGCATCGTAGACGTGCGTTCTTAACTGGGTGTTCCAGATCGTGAGGTGCGGAGCCCGGCCGCCGGCAGGACGCACGCCGCTCAAACGCAGTCGCAGACGATAAGCCCCCGGCTTGTCGATCAGGATCGAGCCGCTCCCGGGGCGCTCGGTTCCCACGCGGCGGTTCGGCCAAAGCAGCGTTCGCACTGGGCCCTCCAGGCCATGCTCCTCTAGCCAGCGCTCTTTCCCTTTCGTCGGATCGACCTCCGACAGTTTGGCGCCTTCCCCTTGTTCGGGAAAAGCGGAGCCGACGACTTGCTCGGCCGCCTTGAGGTAACGCTCAATGTGCGACGGCGACAGCGTAAGTTGGGCGCCAATGCGATCAAAACCGCGCCAGCGCGGATCCTCGTTCAATGCGCCAGGCGCCAGCGGGTCGTAATGCACGCCGAGCAGGTCTTGAACAGTATTGGCGTATTCTTCGCGACTGAGCCGGTAGTAAGCCACGGGCCCGCGCTTCGCCAGGCGGGCCGCTTCGCCTTCCGCGAGGCGGGCCGAGATAAACTCGACCACCTTGGCGAGTTCGTCCGGCTTGGGCTGAGGCTGCCTCCGCGGCGGCATCTCTCCCGTGTTCATCCGGAAGACGACCTCGCTCCAGCTCAGGGCGTCGGCATGCGAAGTGAATGCCCCGCCCAGCGTATCCAGGCGGAAATCTCCCTCCTGGACGTTGCCGTCATGGCATCGGACACAATAGGTTTTCAAGAAGGGAGCAACGACCGCATCGAACGTGTCCGGCGCCGCAGCCTGCGCGAGTTCCGCCCCTGCCGCTGCCATCAGGAACGCAGCCACCAAACGCCAGACCATTGTCATCTCCCCAGAAGCATATCAATCATCGCTCAAAGCGCCGTCGTGAGCAGGCGACCCACGCTGGTCGCGTACTCGCCGCCCAGGCAGTTTATTTGAGGCAATCGCGCCTCACAAGC is part of the Lignipirellula cremea genome and encodes:
- a CDS encoding formylglycine-generating enzyme family protein, translated to MANSIESPFDVHQPDVPASGPDVSLLAKRAGVICAAVTFVLAMILDAHAAESLDTKEIKNSLGMKLVYIPPGKFTMGSPETEPGREEQETPHEVELTKGFYLGAYEVTVGQFKQFVADTKFQTDGEHDGKGGWGVNEAGSIEVKGKYTWKSPGFKQSDDHPVVLVSWSDAKAFCRWLSDKEKKEYRLPTEAQWEYACRAGTQTAYTFGNDPQPLQVFANIGDRPAGNPKDGYHQAAPVGRFKPNAFGLYDMHGNVWEWCEDRYVANSYRPEKQTDPSGPTSGNARVQRGGGWSSAASRCRSAARIGRDLVAYRGSYQGFRVALVQAAAGAPRESGAAREKRAGGRVAYMLLVNGAVTDAVVKTA
- a CDS encoding alpha/beta hydrolase, coding for MKRLFKYSLLFLLGLPMLLGREIEAQGDEPAKPKKWPGAWVPEGKPLRGFLHFDGRQAGNPKPWQPFCQRHGLVWFPHGRDGDVAVLDEKFRAEVAAELNHPELVNAPVIRVGLSSNGGFTMLLAQQHPDRMLACVAHQPLPPWAKRNESFHFNRRTETKSSLVGTPHDISQSFRVPCIQQAGENDSVCGTIMAYGLDRYARSQKAPWTYFCLPRGGHGNVVPNELLMPWLDGVIAQRLPADVDLSKGPPKLNDIRIEAGWMANPHTLEIAEYAKYDGDKSQATWLPNEASALAWKKLGVAMPFELPEQSVRMPSGLIDKLVIHDPKSNRVVPSDLVYGEPWKIVANLKPGDVGWKMFPSAGPVAVIGKVPELVRGCDWIVADNASLAFAGDVLMEFTMTDNATVYVAHDEKLAKKPAWLADWKDAGESLQAGYLGNERSFRIFEKSFPKGATVKLGPNGTSLEKQEKPQLQPWIYLTIVKPQKQQ
- a CDS encoding c-type cytochrome domain-containing protein, with translation MNRLAVLLLALACLVSRAEADEPREFTKQQLTFFETKIRPVLVEHCFECHAAGAKIVQGALRVDHRAGLLRGGDSGPAIVPKQAEQSLLLKALRYDEFEMPPKGKLADSVIRDFEAWIAVTTVSAGRSFVSFQPFKAAVTAIAPAPVLGTAFSPCLEGRRASNFAMPA
- a CDS encoding FadR/GntR family transcriptional regulator codes for the protein MKQLNGRRRRIWRIAGVIKDQNLSAGERLPGEHELVEQLKVSRPVLREALARLQSMGLFDIQRGRGTFVGNRTSLTNCVRLLRSAVTISPQELRSYAELRTAMEVQAARQAAELATVDDVAELAALLKQLDDEDLPYAEALELDFAFHRKLIDIAGNPLMQNMIEVIYEFVLTQMVRTTPSQRENALGRKLHKAILRAVREHNPDAAADAMQQHMQAVLDRLARETS
- a CDS encoding DUF1552 domain-containing protein, which produces MSSTRSQSWLLDRRHVLRGIGVSLALPLLDCMTPLASAAGASPRVKRSAFMYLPNGVNTLDYQITTAGKDYEFSKSLAPLARHRDHITPFSGLHHPHGVGKHHSGIEIWLTGAKIGPAERNTISADQLMAQSTSPHTRFSSIELSAERGGLAVNVDGIHLPAQKNPSVVFRELFEESPGGATEQRRGYERQASILDAVLEEARSVGGKLGQADRGRLDQYLTSVREVEIRTQRANVWLDTPRPTIDSADKSKLDRNVSVEQFGEYLRTMYDIMVLAFQTDQTRVATFCTGYENGGPAIPEIGIQARHGLSHHNGNERMMRDLTASDTFNIQQFAYFLDRLAEVQDADGPLLDSTMCLYGSGMAYGHGHGNANLPILFAGGKALCIRHGQHVDYNALGKPEGYAYDLENAGKHYAICNQPVNSNARLSNLLLTMVQKMDVPAEKFGDSTSDITEIG
- a CDS encoding DUF1592 domain-containing protein — encoded protein: MVWRLVAAFLMAAAGAELAQAAAPDTFDAVVAPFLKTYCVRCHDGNVQEGDFRLDTLGGAFTSHADALSWSEVVFRMNTGEMPPRRQPQPKPDELAKVVEFISARLAEGEAARLAKRGPVAYYRLSREEYANTVQDLLGVHYDPLAPGALNEDPRWRGFDRIGAQLTLSPSHIERYLKAAEQVVGSAFPEQGEGAKLSEVDPTKGKERWLEEHGLEGPVRTLLWPNRRVGTERPGSGSILIDKPGAYRLRLRLSGVRPAGGRAPHLTIWNTQLRTHVYDADIVAPEEEPLTLEWTQSLSAGSYALWNNMPGFPGGPNGEGNIAAGGLNNRNNVFTSSREVGHLNPVGYKLFDDKRQAIYPLLILDKVEWEGPLVSDDVRQKREHAWPSSLAVSLPPMVKGKPITPPPSPEPLNMQEATATLQRFASRAWRRPATDTELAPYVRVLESELAVGASSAAAYRAALVGILTSKSFFYIEEGSADEHREQVNDWELATRLSYLLWGSMPDEALFAAAADGKLRDHSVLRTQFARMLADEKIERFTDAFPQQWLQLHRVGAVAPDPQLYPDYDAWLERSMVLETKAYFRTMLDENRSLREFLVSDWTIANERLARHYGLPTPAAPGFQKVKLRPQDHRGGLLTQASILSLTSDGSRHRPVHRGVWVSEAIYGRTPPPPPPNVEPLVPTPLNEPKATIRQQVEAHATQAVCASCHRGIDPLGFAFDHYDAVGAWRTVERVDGGKGENPPVNAAGVLPDGQAFAGPDEFKALLAADLDRFAEAFVGQLATFALRRAMTVDDAPRIQAIAKASKADDYRLRTVLENFVTSDLFLQR